Proteins from one Mesorhizobium sp. M9A.F.Ca.ET.002.03.1.2 genomic window:
- a CDS encoding ABC transporter ATP-binding protein has protein sequence MSKGVTSKRTGVFAPAVSTTAGPVLEISGLTVSVRGEDGERPVVSDLSLTLARGETLCIAGESGSGKSMTALAIMQLLPQPAARIDSGTIRLRDIDRGDIDLAVLDERRMRRIRGDRIAMIFQEPMTSLNPVLSIGRQLTESIEAHTGLNRAEARRRAIEALKAVRIPEAESRLKQYPHELSGGMRQRVMIAMALALKPDVLIADEPTTALDVTVQGEVLELLRDLQREHGTSIILITHDMGVVAEMADRVIIMRHGRMVEQGTAADIFARPQADYTRELLAAVPRIGTGVGRRKSVEAEMRGSVAVVNDLHVRFDLHGGFFGRVNRRVHAVEGISFSIAPRETLALVGESGCGKSTTAKALAGLVPYQGDIAIGGRNLAGLGRDERKAVRRDVQMIFQDPYASLDPRMRVGDLVAEPLLIHGIASKEERSQRVAALFERVGLSADQMELYPHEFSGGQRQRICIARALALRPKLIIADESVSALDVSVQARVLDLLKELQREFGIAYLFISHDMAVVENISDRVAVMYLGQIVEMGTRDQVFSNPRHPYTKRLIEAVPVPDPAKRRPRFARLDQEIPSPTRKIGDDPPKLALKDLGNGHLVAVS, from the coding sequence ATGAGCAAAGGCGTAACCAGCAAGCGGACCGGGGTTTTTGCCCCGGCCGTTTCGACCACGGCCGGACCGGTGCTGGAAATCTCCGGCCTGACCGTCAGCGTACGTGGCGAAGATGGCGAACGGCCGGTGGTATCAGACTTGTCGCTGACGCTTGCGCGCGGCGAGACGCTCTGCATTGCCGGTGAATCCGGTTCCGGCAAATCGATGACCGCACTGGCGATCATGCAGTTGCTGCCGCAGCCGGCCGCACGCATAGACTCCGGCACTATCCGGCTTCGCGATATCGATCGGGGTGACATCGATTTGGCCGTGCTCGATGAACGCCGGATGCGCCGCATTCGCGGCGACCGCATCGCGATGATCTTCCAGGAGCCGATGACCTCGCTCAATCCCGTGCTGTCGATCGGCCGGCAACTCACCGAGTCCATCGAGGCCCATACCGGCCTCAACCGCGCCGAGGCGCGCCGGCGCGCCATCGAGGCGCTGAAGGCCGTCCGCATCCCGGAAGCCGAAAGCCGGCTGAAACAGTATCCGCACGAGCTGTCCGGCGGCATGCGCCAGCGCGTGATGATCGCCATGGCGCTGGCGCTGAAACCGGATGTGCTGATCGCCGACGAGCCGACGACGGCGCTCGACGTCACCGTGCAAGGCGAGGTGCTGGAACTCCTGCGCGATCTGCAGCGCGAACACGGCACCAGCATCATCCTCATCACCCACGACATGGGCGTGGTCGCCGAAATGGCCGATCGCGTCATCATCATGCGGCACGGCCGCATGGTCGAGCAGGGGACAGCCGCCGACATTTTTGCCCGCCCGCAAGCCGACTATACGCGTGAGCTGCTCGCTGCCGTGCCGCGCATCGGAACCGGCGTCGGCCGCCGGAAATCCGTCGAAGCGGAAATGCGCGGGAGCGTCGCTGTCGTCAACGATCTGCATGTCCGCTTCGACCTGCACGGCGGCTTCTTCGGCAGGGTGAACCGCCGTGTCCACGCCGTCGAAGGCATCAGCTTTTCGATCGCGCCGCGCGAGACGCTGGCGCTGGTCGGCGAATCCGGCTGCGGCAAGTCGACCACCGCCAAGGCGCTGGCCGGGCTTGTGCCTTACCAGGGCGATATCGCGATCGGCGGACGCAATCTGGCGGGCCTTGGCCGTGACGAGCGCAAGGCGGTTCGCCGCGACGTGCAGATGATTTTCCAGGATCCCTATGCCTCGCTCGACCCGCGCATGCGCGTTGGCGACCTCGTCGCCGAGCCGTTGTTGATCCATGGCATCGCCTCGAAGGAAGAGCGCAGCCAGCGTGTGGCGGCGCTGTTCGAACGCGTCGGCCTGTCGGCCGACCAAATGGAGCTTTATCCGCACGAATTCTCGGGTGGCCAGCGCCAGCGCATCTGCATCGCGCGCGCTCTGGCGCTCAGGCCCAAACTCATCATCGCTGACGAAAGCGTTTCAGCGCTCGACGTGTCGGTGCAGGCCCGCGTGCTCGACCTGTTGAAGGAACTGCAGCGCGAGTTCGGCATCGCCTATCTGTTCATCTCGCACGACATGGCGGTGGTCGAGAACATTTCCGATCGTGTCGCCGTGATGTATCTCGGCCAGATCGTCGAAATGGGCACCCGCGACCAGGTCTTTTCAAACCCGCGCCACCCCTACACGAAGCGCTTGATCGAGGCCGTGCCGGTGCCCGATCCGGCAAAGCGGCGGCCGCGTTTCGCGCGTCTCGATCAGGAGATCCCGAGCCCGACTCGAAAAATCGGCGACGACCCGCCGAAACTGGCCCTGAAGGATCTTGGCAACGGTCATCTCGTTGCTGTTTCCTGA